The following are from one region of the Halarcobacter sp. genome:
- a CDS encoding winged helix-turn-helix domain-containing protein — MTMKASTYQFIEDKSVLVIGKDNSVNKRVKRSLSGHISNIDILTDIPSYLNLSKYDLVIIDIEYYDNKDLVHTFSNDFYNTPIIFLTSDLNSIDFNALFNITVKNILTKDETLNNIFIYSYIILQKKDKLIFKNGYLYSLKDNRFYYQNREVALTKLELKLFKYLVKNINRIISYEEIRENVWDNNPCTIYSVRNVINKIREKSYYEIINNISKQGYTINNDYIYI, encoded by the coding sequence ATGACAATGAAAGCAAGTACTTATCAATTTATAGAAGATAAATCAGTTTTAGTAATAGGAAAAGATAACTCTGTAAATAAAAGAGTTAAAAGATCCCTATCAGGCCATATATCAAACATTGATATATTAACAGATATACCAAGTTATCTAAATCTTTCTAAATATGATTTAGTGATAATAGATATTGAGTATTATGATAATAAAGATTTGGTTCATACCTTTTCAAATGACTTTTATAATACCCCAATTATCTTTTTAACATCAGATTTAAATAGTATAGATTTTAATGCACTATTTAATATAACAGTTAAAAATATACTAACTAAAGATGAAACATTAAATAATATTTTTATCTATAGTTATATTATCCTTCAAAAAAAGGATAAATTGATATTTAAAAATGGTTATCTGTACTCTTTAAAAGATAATAGATTCTATTATCAAAATAGAGAGGTTGCATTAACTAAACTAGAATTAAAACTATTTAAATATTTAGTAAAAAATATCAATAGAATAATTAGTTATGAAGAGATTAGAGAAAATGTATGGGATAACAATCCATGTACAATTTATAGTGTAAGAAATGTAATTAATAAAATTAGAGAAAAATCATATTACGAAATAATCAATAATATTTCAAAACAAGGT